The nucleotide window AGCGTGGGAGCAGAAAGGGGAGGTTCCCTCCTCCCTTCGGTACCTGAGGTGCTGATGATGTTGCTGACATCCAGGGACGCCATCTCGGCCgcctcttctctctgctcctttacGGCTCGGCACTTCTCCAGGGAGGGATTACCTGGGGCGAAGGAGAAGATGGGATGTCAGAGGACGTCAGGTCTTGCTCGGATCCTGTCGgcctcacctcctcttcctcctctaactGCCCCCCACCAATCCCTCCGGCTCCTTCCCGCATTCTTCAAGGCAGGTGGGAGGATTCGGGGGTCTGACGACTGCACGTTCAGCttcgggaagaagagaggaatcaGAACGGGGAatccgtcctccccctcctctggcttTTCCTGTTGCTAGCACCGGGGTAGAGGATGGCAACTTTTCATTTTCAGGGGCCACCGGAAGGaatttgggggggaagggggaggagaggagaaagagaagcggcaagagagggagagggaaaggttcTTTCCCTGTCACCCTGGTTTTCTTTGCCCTCTCTGGCCCCAGCCCCATGAAGGCAAAATGGAgtaggggggcggaggaggggagtcTGTGCTGGATCCCTCATCCTCGTTACTTACACTTCTGCCAAGGcgtctccctccagcccccagtcCTTCCCCTCCGTGCCCGGgattccccctttcccttgtgggggccgggggggatccAGTGCCCTCTGCCTCACCCTTCACGCCCAAGGCTTGCAGCTCGGCCCGGAGCACAGTGAGCCGTTCTTTGTGAGAGCGGCAAGATCCCAGCAACCTCTTGTAGTTGCGGTGGGCCCCACAGGCCCGGATGTAGCGCTTTAGCCGCACCACTGCAGGGTGATCCTCTCCACGGCGGGAGGCCTAGAAGGATTAGAAGAGGGGTCGACCGATCGATCGTATCTACCgggcccttcctgtgtgcacagcgttttactaagcgtttgggagagtacaccgtatcagagttggtagatacattccccgcccacgagtctAGAGGGATCAGAAACAAAGAGCTCGTCTCCAGTAGAAgactagactgcaagtttctcGTGGGCAGGGTTCACGTCCCCCGATTCaattgtattacactttcccaagcgcttagtagtgccctGCACCGGGCAAGTGCTCcaaaagtgccactgattgaccacGATTTGTCCCAActcaggattcattcaattccatcgtagtgattgagtgctaactgggtgcagagcactgtactaagcacttggggaaggacaactataaacagtgacattccctgcccacaaccagcttacagtctacagtccagaAGATCTGTCTCaactcttcccctcagctctctaccCACCACCGTCGCAGGACAGCTTGCTAAACTCGGCTTAGTTGGTGGGTCCTGTGGGCTGACTCCAGACCGGGCCCCAAAAGAACCCTGTCCGACGTGAGCCAACCTCAAGTGTGGCTGAGGTAACCCCACACCTCACCCGCCCCATATGTACCcagactcttagagaagcagcgtggctcagtggaaagcgcccgcgcttgggagtcagaggtcatgggttcgaatcccggctctgccacctgtcagctgtgtgactgtgggcgagtcacttcacttctctgggcctcggttccctcatctgtaaaatggggatgaagactgtgagccccacgtgggacaacctgattgtcctgtatctaccccagcgcttagaacggtgctctgcacatagtaagcgcttaacaaataccaacatttttcctGAGGCTCGGCTGGGCGGAGGTAGTCAGCCCCGAGCCCCCCGGCCATAAAGCCAGGCTTTGCTGAGGCCTTGGACTGGTTCAAGGCCCGCAGCTCCGGATTTCGGCTCAGGTTGGGTGGGCCCCAAGGTTTTGGTTGAGACAAGACTCAACTCTCCGAACACGTCCCTTTCCCTTCGAGGccacctcccttctgccttctcctTGGAATTGTGATCTTGGCCTCACTCCCACCTTCTTTTTGGGTTGGGGACTACTGtttcgggaggaggaggaggaggaggctccttCTCCGTCCTTCTTGGGCACATCTGTCTTTTTCCCGTCGTCGTCACTTTCTTTCTCATCGGAGCTGTCGCCTTTCTCACTGTCGCTTTTCTGTGATTTCTCTTCAGCCTTCTTCCCCACACGGCCTGTCTCCTCGCTACTTTCATCACTACTTGTCCTCTcccgttcattctctgtctctctggctccCCTCTTCCCGCCTGcacttcccctctctctgtcctcctcgctcctctcttctccttgacTGCTTTCAGTCTCCCATGACTTCTTTGCTCCcttcttcccagcctggccttTCTTCTTGCCATTGCTGCCGCATTCTTCATTATTACTCTTCTCCCTCGAGATCTTTCTTGTTCCCTTCTTCACTCCTGGACTGCTGTCATCTTCACTGCCCTCCTctgccattttctttcctttctttccagaaCCTCTCTTCTgcttgtcacctccctcctcctcttcctcactactCTCGCTCTCAGATGtactcttctttccccctttcctggctctgcttctgttctttttttcctttgctcCAGGGTTcttccacttagtacagttttctccaCTTGCCTCCTCTTCGCTACTTGTTTCTTCCTCCACTGGGGTTTTTGCTCCCTTTTTCTTATCCCCGCCCTTCCTCTtactgctctcttcctcctcactctctttgctctcaccattctccacctctcccctgttTTCTTCTCTCACTAATTTCCCCATATGTTGCTTCCTGACCAGGCTTTTAccgccttcttcttcctcctcctcctccctctcattctccaGACCTTGTTTTGCTCCCTTCTTCTCAACTGCCTGTCTTCTCTTCCTGTTGTCCTCCCCCTGCTCATCCTCACTGCTTTCACTCTCCATTtttgctcccttcctcctcgTCAGTCCCTTCTGCTTTTTTCCCTGACTGCCCTTGGGCTTCCTGCTCTCATTCTTCACTGCTCTGCCTGTTCCCTTCAGTTTCCCATTCTGCTCCTCTTCACTAGTTTGGTCCTCCTTTGGTGACTTCTTCAAGGATGGATTTTTGCTCTCCACCGCAGCCTGTTTAACTCCTTTCTTAGTTAGgcctttcttcatctctcccactgctagGGTGCTCTTGGTAGCCGGGAGGGAGGAGCTGCCAAGCAGCTGCGTGGCCTGGGGACCGAGATCCGAGTCATCTGAGCTGTGCTCTGCAAAGAAACAAGTACAGAGGGTATGAGTCTTCCTCTCAGTCTCAACTCGCTCCCTCAAACTCGCTTCTCCTAAGAGTCCTCTGTCGCCACCTCCTTCCAGCTTTCTTCAGCCGGGCCCCTAAATAAAACCACAACA belongs to Ornithorhynchus anatinus isolate Pmale09 chromosome 2, mOrnAna1.pri.v4, whole genome shotgun sequence and includes:
- the HIRIP3 gene encoding HIRA-interacting protein 3: MEVDEAGAVDDAPLPGEGVKRPLSPPSSPEVVRSKKKRRFNSESEHSSDDSDLGPQATQLLGSSSLPATKSTLAVGEMKKGLTKKGVKQAAVESKNPSLKKSPKEDQTSEEEQNGKLKGTGRAVKNESRKPKGSQGKKQKGLTRRKGAKMESESSEDEQGEDNRKRRQAVEKKGAKQGLENEREEEEEEEGGKSLVRKQHMGKLVREENRGEVENGESKESEEEESSKRKGGDKKKGAKTPVEEETSSEEEASGENCTKWKNPGAKEKKNRSRARKGGKKSTSESESSEEEEEGGDKQKRGSGKKGKKMAEEGSEDDSSPGVKKGTRKISREKSNNEECGSNGKKKGQAGKKGAKKSWETESSQGEERSEEDRERGSAGGKRGARETENERERTSSDESSEETGRVGKKAEEKSQKSDSEKGDSSDEKESDDDGKKTDVPKKDGEGASSSSSSRNSSPQPKKKASRRGEDHPAVVRLKRYIRACGAHRNYKRLLGSCRSHKERLTVLRAELQALGVKGNPSLEKCRAVKEQREEAAEMASLDVSNIISTSGRPRRRAAWPPSREADPGARARPALDSDGEDPPSRPLPPDWSNLRGIISSDGESD